In Setaria viridis chromosome 5, Setaria_viridis_v4.0, whole genome shotgun sequence, the genomic stretch CTAGTGGTGGGGGCAACAAAAGCCTTCTTTGAAAGAGTAGCTTCTAGAACTAACAAAATAGCCTGTCCATATTTTGTGCATTGGCATGTACTCTACAGTTGTGTTTAATTCACTGATAGATGTTTTATATTAGTTGAAACTTTAATTTGAGATGTATTTTACTTCCAATGCTATAAAGTGTGTATTATGCTTTCAACCTGTAAACTCTGTTTGATGGTTGAAATCGTTTCCAACTTGTAAACTCCGTCGTGTATGGATGCCATTCTTTTTCCATATACAGGACTGTGGTCAAGTAACGGTTCAAGGGGTTTCTTCTATTTTAAACTGTAAAGCTTTGGAAGACGTCCTACTACGACACACGGTGCGTATGAAGAATGTCTTAGTCAGGTTATTGAGATATATTTCTGGTAAATCCTAAAGCACAACTAAAATCGTACTTGAGGATGGGAGTGGTTGCTGATATGGACGTGGTCGAAACAAAGCTTTCGAAATGATGTGTGAACTtgcatttataaaaaaaaattcaagatgTATGCCGATGCACATTTCTCCATTaagaagttttttttctttggttatATAGTGTCTGAGACTTGAGAACTGCAGGGTAGAGGCATCGGAAGGAGCATCATAGACGATGCTATCAGAGAGGTACCTTGGTAGCTCGTCGCGCCATCTATTGTTCCTTTACCACTGGCATTATATATTAGATGTCGTTTTGACATCTGTAGCTTAAGCTAAATTTGATCCCTATTGCAGTTACCACTACTACGGAAGCTGGCTTTGGATCTTTGTGATGCTTGTGAAGAAGGTTATGAGAGCCCAAATGTGAGTACCGAAAAGATTTGTGGCCGTAAGTTGATTAGATAGACGCTAATATATGGCCGTTACTATTTGTTTTGTAGAACGCGGAGGGGAAGATGATTAGAGCCGTAAGAATGAGCAGGTGCAAGACGCTGAGGGGGTCTTGTTTGGAGCTCCCCAGAGGTAGAGGGGCCTCAAAGCCGGTGCACAAGGACACCGTAGTGCTGGAATGGAGCAGCACGAGGCTGACAACCACCATAGTCAAAGAAAGAGTGTGACAAGCTGCCATCTTCAGAGTAGTGTGTTTGTATCAAATGAATATGATCTTTGGACAAGTTAGTCCTGGGACCAAACTGTGATGATGTTGCTGTTGTACCCTAGCATTGTCAAACTTTGATCcacggaaaaaaaaattgggaCTAAACCTCTGTGTTTCCATTcgtctttaattttttttcagagAAAAAATACATTTTTAGTAGCAAAAACTGAATTGTTTCAGAGAAAAAATACATTTTTACTAGAATCGACTGATGAAGAAAATAGAAGGCCCACAGCCCGCAGGAGAACCCGCACCCACACCCACCTGCCTGCCTAGCTTCCgttccgcctcccgccgccgtggagatgGCCCACCCCGCCGACtccgcctccacgccgccggctcCAAACGCCGGCGAGGGTTccccgccgtctccgcctcAAAGGGGTCGGGGCAAGGTGGTGATTGTGATGGGCGCCACGGGCGCCGGCAAGTCGCGGCTGGCCGTCGACCTCGCGGCCCACTTCGCCGGCGTCGAGGTGGTCAGCGCCGACTCCATGCAGGTCTACCGCGGCCTTGACGTCCTCACCAACAAGGTTCCTCTGCACGAGCAGAAAGGTCTCTGGCCCCCCACTCGATCCACTCCCCAATCCCCAACTTCAATTTCCTGTCAGATTACATTCTTGATGCGTGTCTCCAGGTGTTCCTCACCATCTCCTTAGCGTAATTGATCCCTCCGTCGAGTTCACTTGCCGCGATTTCCGCGACCATGCCGTGCCGGTAAGccaatgctgctgctgctacaagCATCACTACTTTACTCTAGTTGCAAATGTTCAGTACTTCAGTGGTACCACTTGGTTTGGTGACCTGTGTAACAAAATTGCTCACGTATTCCCCTCTGGTTACAGATCATACAAGAAATACTGAATCGCGGTGGCCTCCCTGTTATTGTCGGCGGCACAAACTTCTACATCCAGGTAATTTTGATTTGATGGCAGGTCGATTTCTGTATGATGAAGTTCATCTTATTTTGAATGACTGCACTATTCGATTTGCTCCTGTCTCTTTGCCCTTACATATTGTAGGCCCTTGTTAGCCCATTCCTCtttgatgacatggcacaagATATGCAGGACTGTACTTTGAGTGATCACCCAGATGACATAGGTCAATACTCTAGTCACATTGTATACTTCTTGTTCTTAGCTTGTGTAGCTCAGTTTTCAAACATCGGTTGACCTGTCTGTTATGCCAATCAGGCCTTAACAATAACGATGAAGGCAGTGGGTATGAACGCTTGAAGGAGATTGATCCTGTCGCAGCCCAACGGATCCACCCAAATGACCATAGAAAAGTAAGGGGTGCTGCCCATTTTTTTAAACTTTCTAGGACTCTGCTTTGTCAGGTTCCTTTTCTGTTCCCAATGATATTTATTGTTTTGTGTTTCTCCATTCCGCACGTGCTGTTGtgttgaaaagataaaacgCTACCTTGAGTTGTATGCGACCACTGGTGCCCTACCCAGCAATCTTTTCCAAGGAGAGGCTGCTAAGGTGAGGAATTTCACCTATAGTTGTCTGCTTGGTGCTCACTTTTTGTCATTAATCTGAACTGCTGATTACCTTACATCTCACCTTTTATTTCTTGTATGCGTTTAAATTTGCTGGGAATTCTAAATGTCTAAAATGAGACCATTGGTTATGTCAGAGCAGAAATGGGGCCGGGCTAGTAACTCCAGATTCGACTGTTGTTTCCTGTGGGTAGATGCTGATATTCAAGTTCTGGATAACTATGTGAACCAAAGGGTTGATTGCATGATGGATGCTGGCCTGCTAGATGAAGTATGCAATGTATATGATCCAGATGCTGTTTACACCCAAGGACTGCGGCAGGCCATTGGGGTTCGTGAATTTGATGAGTTTTTCAGACTATATTTAACAAGAAAAGAATCTGATAAGGATAAGGCGGCTTCTTCTACAACTATGTTAACTGTACATGATGATCAACTTAAGAGCTTGTTGGATGATGCTGTTTCCCAGCTTAAGACAAACACACGCAGGCTTGTTCGGCGTCAAGTAAACACTTGCATCCTTTGTTCCCTTCAGTTAGAAGATTGAGTGAACATTGATTATTGACTAACTGTAACGTTTTGATTTCTCCTTCAGAGACGGAGACTACATCGGCTGAGTAAAGACTTTGGGTGGAACTTACATCGCGTTGATGCAACCAAAGCATTCTGCTGTAAGGCGATTTCTACTTACTGGTGCATCATCAAATGGCGTATTCTTGCTGTAGTAATCCCTTGTGCGTATTTTGCTAGGTACCACGGGCGACTCATGGAACCATGAAGTTGTGGAACCTTGTGTGGATGTTGTGAAAAGATTTTTGGCTGACGGTGCAGCTTGTTTGCCAAGCACAAATGCTTCAGATGGTATTGGAGAAAGAGAGTTATGGACTCAATACGTCTGCGAGGTGACTACTGTAACTCTGGAgctgtatgtatgtatatatataagaaaTCAAATGCTGATGAAGCATTGGTCTGAATGCTGTGTTTACAGGCCTGCGACAAGCGCGTGCTTCGAGGGGCGCACGAGTGGGAGCAGCACAGGCAAGGGCGAGGCCACCGAAGAAGAGTGCAGCGCCTGAAGCAGAGGAAGAGCCTGATAAGACCATCAGAATCGTAAAAACCCCATAGCAGATGATTGCGATTTGCAGCTGGGTGTTCTTTGTCTTGTAATCTTGTTAAGCAGTAGTTCCAAATTTTGAAGAGACTAGAGAGTACTGTATCTGTATTGTCTGAATGAACTATTACTAGTCTATCTGTTTCACTGAAGACTGTTGTTGTGATGTGGCAATCCAGTCGGCTGTCCTCCAGCTTTGATTTGATTAAATTAGTGGAAATGATATTTGCTGCAAATGCGTGTTGGCCAACAAAAAGCGCATTGGATTGGAGGTGACGTCCTCCGTCCAGCATCTGGGTCTCTGCTGTGTGTCATGATCATCACTGCTTGCCAACCTGACAGGGACATGCTGCTTCCCTAATGGGGAAGTACCGCCACGTCGGATGCTTAGCTGAAGCAATTTAATTTCTCTACTATAACACTGATGAACTGAACCAAgctcgtttttttttcttttctacctACTAGCCTAGTatgggaaaagaaaagagaaaaacggACATCAAATTATTTCATGACTTCATTCATTTTCATGGGTGCCTAACCTATTTCATGAATTCATTGGTCTTTGGGCACCGACCTGAGGAACTCACTAGTATACACAAGGACTAACTGCACGTGTTTCATTTTCACCCCCTGACTAATTTCCACATTCCCCACGTGAGTAAAAGGCCTAAGCGGGTCCCCGAGCCGCTGTCGTCAGTTCACACCCAGACCCACATCCAGAAGCCGTCGTGTTCGCTTCGATGGCAAAGTCGACGGGTCCCAATCAGAGCCCGTTAGCCCACTATTTATGTCCACCTCACAGGTGCCCCTCCTCTTCGTCCTCAGTATTCAGTAGTAGCTCTCAGTTTTCAGTCGCCATACATGGCGGACGCCGCCGAGGACTCCTCGTCGTCTGCGTCTTCGTCGTCTCtctcgccgccgacgtcgccgccgcaccagcaccaccagcagcagaacCAGCTTccggcgaagcggcgggcggggcggaaGAAGTTCCGGGAGACGCGGCACCCGGTGTACCGCGGcgtgcgggcgcgggcggggggCAGCCGGTGGGTCTGCGAGGTGCGGGAGCcgcaggcgcaggcgcgcaTCTGGCTCGGCACCTACCCCACCCCGGAGATGGCCGCCCGCGCGCACGACGTCGCCGCCATCGCTCTCCGCGGCGCGCTCGCCGCAGACCTCAACTTCCCGGACTCCGCCCACACGCTCCCCAGGCCCCGCACCGCCGCGCCCGACGACATACgatgcgccgccgcccaggccgCCGAGCTCTACCGCCCGGCCGCCCACCACCTCATCGCAACATCATCGTCAACGGCCGCGCCACCGCGCCCCCTGGCACTACCACCGCCGGAGCCTTCCGCCTGCTTCCTGGACGAGGACGCCATCTTTGACATGCCCGGCCTCATCGACGACATGGCCAGGGGGATGCTGCtcacgccgccggccatggggAGAGGCCTCGACTGGGGCGCcgttgacgacgacgtcgactGCACTCTCTGGATGGACGACTGATGATCGATCCATCATATCGTTGCCACGCGACACCGTACGGCGAGATATCTGCACGCACGATCAAATTGTAGTACTGCTTCAAAGTGAATCGAGTTCATTTTCCGGATGTAGGGTAGTTTGAAAAGGACATGTCTTGTTTTAGTACAAGGTTGGTTTTAAAACTTCTACTTTTAGTACATATTTCCTTCGATCCAAAATACAAGTTGTTGGTATACAAGCCATTCTACACTTCTACGCGTCACCTGCTTTTCACTCTATTTTTCCTATCCGTTCTTCCCCCTTCTCTTTTGCAAAAGACAGTAGAGACAAGCTCGACTTATCTACCATCTTGCGTCAACCACACGTGCCTGCCATTAAAAGAATAATGTGTTACATCCAATATTTTTAAGCAGCGGGTGTATATGCAACTTCCTCCGATATGATTGTTAATATCCCCGCTATTGCCCTCTATTTCTACTGCAACGATCATATCAATAGCTCTACAACCTCACTATTTAAAACATTGATTTTACCACAAGTAAACtaacaaaaaggagaagaagagagagggtACAAGAcattttttaatttaaaataacTACTAAGGCGGCATGGCCATCGTCTTGCTCTTTTCTTAATTCTTGTTATGCCTACTGTAAAACTACTGACATTTGGATCGAAAGATATATTTGTATTTGACACTTAGTTTGCACATATAAAAATAGCAtgcgtgtatgtgagcgtctaTACGGTGTTTTGAAAATAAAAGAGGGAATGGTATTGTTAAAATCAGCAATACATAACTAGGAGCCTAATTCAACCCAAAAGACTAGTCTGATGGGTGAGGGATGCCCCCACGGCTCCACCTATATGTTATGCTCCCCAACCATCAATTTCTGAATGCATGGCTACTATACGGTCAATCCTATTATGCTCCTAAAACAATGTACATTTTTCACCTCTCTAAGCTCTCACAACTACCTTAATTATCCACAATATTGGCATGCCATCGTGTTGCTTTATGTAAATTTATATTATAATAGAAACTACTAGTATATTACTGGCATTACGTTTTAGCTGAGAATACGAGTACCCATGTAGTCAAAGAATTGCGGCTTGTTTGATTGGCGTTTAACCTTGTCATAACTAATATAACATTAGGCAAGTTACAGTTGCCAAAGATATTCGTGTGTATTCATCAGTTCACCACTAGAGAGCACCAGCATTGGTCGGTCTAGTcatgaagatttttttttttttgttacaagCTAGCTGTATGTGTTTCATATGGACGAACATCCATACCGAAAAGTGAGAATTTGGAATTTTGTTGGACTGCGTCCAATCTGAATACACATGCAGAGACTATATATAGTCGGTGGGTTGGTCGCCAAACATAAGGGGAAAAACAAACATGATGCATATATGTGTGATCCTTTTAATCTGATGCATGAGAAGAATTCACATAAAACTTGGCACCTCAGCTTCCATTCCATTGGCTGCGTACGTACGTCAGCGTGTACGTATGGACGTCGTTGTATGCTGCTTTCGAGAAGACAGAAGAGAATCTATTCTGCAGTACTTGCGGTGCAGTGTGGTGCAATGCATGTTGTGTGGTTTGGAGAGGGACGTGATCGATGCTGTCGTTGTCGGTGCTAGCGACAGTGATAGCGAGTGCAATTAACGGCGCAGCAGGTAGGCATCACAACACACCGACCTCACCTCAGCTCGATCGATCACCAACGGCTTCAGGCACGTGCATCATGTACAAAACATTGCTCTTTTCATTTCCAGTAGTTTTTATACGTGCTTCTTTCATTTCCATTACTTTGGTTATAAATTTCCTGTGTCAGCCAAAGTACAGAACAGCTGGTTTGCCCGAGTGGTCTAAGGGGGAAGACTTAAGATCTTCTGCACTCAAGTGCGCGTGGGTTCGAACCCCACAGCCAGCATattttttaagttttttttttgccataatTTGCCTCATATTCTTCATTCGATTTTTTTTACTTCCATGATATTCCTTAGATCTCTTATGTTTTATACAGCTATAAAGTTGTAGTAGTACTGcgattcgaaaaaaaaatgtaactgTTAACTTTTTGTAGATTTTTTCCACAAGAACACAGCCGTGCACCGTTGTTATTGAAATAGCCACCTGGCCGGAGAGCGGCAACAAAACATTGGACATCTTACATTGGATGATTGGATACAAAACAAAAGCATCCCTGAACTGAACTGAAGGCGACATACATTGGATACTGAAGCATCCCTGAAATACCACTTCAAGATAGACGTTCCACCAACATAGTAGCAGGAACATGTTGCAGTCAATGCGTTCAGGCGTTTCCAGCGCCATGTTGCATGCCCCACATCACATACATCAGATGATCAGAGTACATTGATACCACAAGATATAACAACACATACCACGCCGCATTGTTGTTAAAATATCCACCTCACGAGCAATCCATCGTTGGCACGGTTTAACAGTAAACAAGCAGTACGAGATTGCAAGTTGACAACGAGCAGGCAATCACAGATGGTAAAAGTAATAAATCTGAGATTAAAAAAAGGGAGTTTACTAGAGAAAACACAGAACGCCACTTGCAAAAATGGCAGCAAATACATGGTCCACCATTGCATAGCAACATTGGTGACCACTATATGATGGGTAGAGTGATCCATCATTATCCGCAAAGCGAAATAGCATTCATCTTCGCTGCTAGCTACCAGAGCAGAGCCAGGCCCATGCAGCAAACCATGATTAAGTCGACCCGTCCGGTGCACCTCCATCATCATCTGGTGAGTCCTTTCTGTCCTGGTTCTCCTTCCACTTGGCCCAGGCCCATCTCAACACAATGAACGCCCCAAGTGCATACACCTAGCAGTATAGTAGGAGGTGTCACATTCGCATGAATACACTAGTCACAAGTCAACAATATCACATAGTACAGGCAGACATGGAAATAAAGTGAAAGCAAACTAAATATTCAGCATCAAACAAC encodes the following:
- the LOC117857717 gene encoding dehydration-responsive element-binding protein 1F translates to MADAAEDSSSSASSSSLSPPTSPPHQHHQQQNQLPAKRRAGRKKFRETRHPVYRGVRARAGGSRWVCEVREPQAQARIWLGTYPTPEMAARAHDVAAIALRGALAADLNFPDSAHTLPRPRTAAPDDIRCAAAQAAELYRPAAHHLIATSSSTAAPPRPLALPPPEPSACFLDEDAIFDMPGLIDDMARGMLLTPPAMGRGLDWGAVDDDVDCTLWMDD